A region from the Desulfitobacterium dehalogenans ATCC 51507 genome encodes:
- a CDS encoding DUF1116 domain-containing protein — protein sequence MATYELFSQKLKTINIGLPSFGEDLITQEVETVLVDWQIPAGGNTELINALKVIENAEVEKANHLTIEKILKGEPVLIGMERAQDVIPGMGPRSIFHAGPPLTWERMCPGVQRGVLGAIVFEGWAKDRESALELIKNNEIEFSPNHFHNAVGPMTGIISPSMPVWVVENRAFGNRAYSTLNEGKGVTLWYGDFDESTVERLTWFRDVFGPNVKKALDKQSGTINVFNLVAQGLSMGDEVHVRCQATTALVIKELVPLMAEAGVDGKDIADMVRFMARNNTFSLNLAMAASKSVLDAAHGVPNSTIVTAMTRNGTDFGIRVGGMGNQWFITAAPALDDCLYYAGFSVEDAVADIGDSAIIETVGFGGMTFACAPTIASFVGGGVKDAIELNKQMASIAHGRNKTFAIPNMDFAGSPTGIDIRKVVESRIVPIIDTGVIHKEAGIGQIGAGVARAPISIFEEAVLAMAKTMSTKQ from the coding sequence ATGGCTACGTATGAGTTGTTTTCCCAAAAATTAAAAACCATTAACATCGGCTTACCTTCCTTTGGTGAGGACTTAATCACCCAGGAGGTAGAGACCGTTCTGGTAGACTGGCAGATTCCGGCGGGGGGAAATACGGAATTAATCAATGCTCTTAAAGTGATCGAGAACGCTGAAGTGGAGAAAGCCAATCATCTGACCATCGAAAAGATTCTTAAGGGTGAACCTGTTTTAATCGGTATGGAGCGTGCTCAGGATGTTATCCCTGGGATGGGTCCGCGGAGTATTTTTCATGCAGGCCCGCCCTTAACCTGGGAACGGATGTGCCCAGGGGTACAGCGCGGGGTGCTTGGAGCCATTGTTTTTGAAGGCTGGGCAAAGGATCGGGAGAGTGCCCTGGAACTGATCAAAAACAATGAAATCGAATTCTCCCCCAATCATTTTCATAATGCGGTAGGTCCTATGACCGGAATTATTTCACCCTCCATGCCTGTATGGGTTGTTGAGAACAGGGCCTTTGGCAATCGGGCTTACTCTACCTTAAATGAAGGAAAAGGAGTGACACTCTGGTACGGGGATTTTGATGAGAGTACCGTTGAGCGTTTGACTTGGTTCAGAGATGTCTTTGGTCCTAATGTGAAAAAAGCTCTGGATAAGCAAAGCGGTACCATCAATGTCTTCAATCTGGTTGCCCAAGGATTATCCATGGGAGACGAAGTCCATGTTCGCTGCCAGGCAACCACCGCTTTAGTGATCAAGGAGCTTGTTCCTCTCATGGCTGAAGCCGGTGTGGACGGCAAGGATATTGCCGATATGGTGCGTTTTATGGCCCGCAATAATACCTTCAGCTTAAACTTGGCTATGGCTGCTTCGAAATCTGTTTTGGATGCCGCTCATGGAGTGCCCAACAGCACCATCGTTACCGCTATGACCCGGAATGGTACGGATTTTGGAATTCGAGTGGGCGGGATGGGTAATCAATGGTTTATCACCGCTGCGCCTGCACTGGATGACTGCCTATACTATGCCGGTTTTAGTGTGGAGGATGCAGTAGCGGATATCGGAGACAGTGCCATTATCGAAACCGTAGGTTTTGGCGGTATGACCTTTGCCTGCGCTCCCACCATTGCATCGTTTGTCGGCGGGGGAGTGAAAGATGCTATTGAGTTGAATAAACAAATGGCTTCGATCGCCCATGGCCGCAACAAGACTTTTGCTATTCCTAATATGGATTTTGCCGGTTCACCTACTGGAATTGATATCCGCAAAGTGGTTGAATCCCGAATCGTACCCATTATCGATACGGGTGTTATTCATAAGGAAGCAGGTATTGGGCAGATCGGGGCAGGAGTAGCACGCGCCCCCATCAGTATCTTCGAGGAAGCCGTGCTGGCTATGGCAAAAACCATGTCAACCAAACAATAA
- the fdrA gene encoding acyl-CoA synthetase FdrA, with amino-acid sequence MSVKNSVKKNSYQDSVRLMRISGQLKKIAGVVNASVMMATDANKRVMEMAGLLGPEAAAAGANDLVIAVDGETPEVAEEALQAAENALTESTGSGKAEAQKAKNLELALEEMPGANMVTISVPGAFAKIEVAKALAKGVNVFLFSDNVTIEEEVELKTMALEKGLLMMGPDCGTSIINGACLGFANVINRGNIGIVGASGTGVQEVTVQIERWGGGCSQVIGVGGRDLKEKVGGLMFLEVMRRLDEDPATEVIVLISKPPAQAVMAKVRETIAQMKKPVVVNLLGGEASDNPTANEYFAGSLEEAAAMAVALANGTNPYAWQEDIPKIEMDIVMRAEDLAHNLNPSQKYVRGLFSGGTLCYEAMLLMEKIIGPVNSNVPLKPEQKLRDSLFSSENTCIDLGEDEFTVGRPHPMIDFQLRNERILIEAADPETAVILLDVVLGYGSNPDPAAELVPVIKEAQVLAQSNERNIQFIGYVCGTDKDPQGKEEQIKKLQECGVEILPTNAHAALLASYTAAKVARDSAH; translated from the coding sequence ATGAGTGTCAAAAATAGTGTCAAGAAAAACAGCTACCAAGATTCAGTACGCTTAATGCGGATTTCCGGCCAATTAAAAAAGATTGCCGGGGTTGTCAATGCGTCCGTCATGATGGCCACCGACGCCAATAAACGAGTTATGGAAATGGCTGGACTGCTGGGGCCTGAGGCGGCTGCCGCCGGAGCGAATGACTTGGTCATCGCAGTAGATGGAGAAACGCCGGAAGTGGCTGAGGAAGCACTTCAGGCAGCAGAAAATGCCCTTACCGAATCCACCGGTTCAGGAAAGGCAGAAGCTCAAAAAGCCAAAAATTTAGAGTTGGCCCTGGAAGAAATGCCAGGGGCCAATATGGTTACCATCTCTGTACCAGGTGCTTTTGCCAAAATCGAAGTAGCCAAGGCTTTAGCCAAAGGGGTGAATGTCTTCCTCTTCAGCGACAATGTAACCATTGAGGAAGAAGTCGAACTGAAGACAATGGCTCTGGAGAAGGGTCTGCTCATGATGGGGCCGGATTGCGGTACGTCCATTATTAATGGTGCTTGCCTGGGATTCGCCAATGTCATCAACCGCGGCAACATCGGGATTGTCGGGGCTTCCGGTACAGGGGTTCAAGAGGTCACTGTTCAAATCGAACGTTGGGGCGGCGGTTGCTCCCAAGTCATTGGGGTTGGAGGCCGTGATCTGAAGGAAAAAGTCGGCGGACTCATGTTCCTGGAAGTCATGCGCCGCCTGGATGAAGACCCGGCTACAGAGGTCATTGTCCTTATCTCCAAACCCCCCGCACAGGCCGTTATGGCTAAGGTCCGTGAGACCATTGCTCAGATGAAAAAGCCTGTGGTGGTTAATCTTCTTGGCGGAGAAGCCTCGGATAATCCTACCGCCAATGAATATTTTGCCGGATCATTGGAAGAAGCGGCGGCAATGGCCGTTGCACTTGCCAATGGCACCAATCCTTATGCCTGGCAAGAAGACATTCCCAAAATCGAGATGGATATCGTCATGAGGGCCGAGGATCTGGCTCATAACCTTAATCCGTCACAAAAATATGTTAGGGGCTTGTTTTCCGGAGGTACCTTGTGTTATGAGGCCATGCTTCTCATGGAAAAGATCATTGGCCCTGTCAATTCCAATGTCCCCTTAAAACCGGAACAAAAACTGAGAGATTCCCTGTTTAGCTCGGAAAATACCTGTATTGACCTGGGTGAAGATGAGTTCACGGTAGGGCGCCCACACCCCATGATTGATTTCCAATTACGCAATGAGCGTATTCTAATCGAAGCCGCTGATCCGGAAACGGCAGTCATTTTACTGGATGTGGTCCTGGGTTATGGATCCAATCCTGATCCGGCTGCCGAATTAGTGCCTGTCATTAAAGAAGCTCAGGTACTTGCCCAGTCCAATGAGCGTAACATTCAATTCATCGGTTATGTGTGCGGCACGGATAAAGACCCTCAAGGAAAGGAAGAACAGATTAAAAAACTTCAGGAATGCGGGGTGGAAATTCTCCCGACCAATGCCCACGCAGCTTTGCTGGCTTCTTACACTGCAGCTAAGGTGGCAAGGGATTCAGCACATTAG
- a CDS encoding MSMEG_0565 family glycosyltransferase, with translation MLKIAILTYSTKPRGGVVHSLCLAENLAKRGHEVRIIALDKKEGGGFFRTPQVPHEIIRFGALPEHFDDKIEAYIQTYTDYFVGGKAEGFDIYHAQDCISANALANYRLSGADFPLVRTVHHLDDFTSPVLIDCQNKSVLRPDAHIAVSEFWQKRLAAEYGVKAGIIHNGLDTKRFSPVKKGEKHKVKFGLENKLVFLTIGGIEPRKNTKKLLSAFAHVRKYFAESGKQAVLVIGGGQTLFDYQAYRQEFFQMVEGYNLKMGEDVINLGVLKEEEVPLIYQAADCFAFPSVQEGWGLVALEALLSGTPTVVSDIPVFHEFLTPGEDALFVNPDNAEQFAAAMIETIMDTNLRRRLISGGLMTASNFSWEDTARKHEQFYYEILEGAQTNK, from the coding sequence ATGTTAAAAATTGCAATTCTCACGTACTCAACCAAACCACGAGGTGGTGTCGTTCACTCTCTTTGTCTAGCTGAGAATCTTGCAAAACGAGGGCATGAAGTGCGAATCATCGCTCTGGATAAAAAAGAAGGGGGCGGATTTTTCCGCACCCCTCAGGTTCCTCATGAAATTATTCGATTTGGCGCCTTGCCCGAGCACTTCGATGACAAGATTGAAGCGTATATTCAGACCTATACAGATTACTTTGTGGGCGGAAAGGCAGAGGGATTTGACATCTATCATGCCCAGGATTGCATCTCCGCTAATGCGCTGGCCAATTACCGGCTAAGTGGAGCGGATTTTCCCTTGGTCCGTACCGTTCATCATCTGGACGATTTCACATCTCCGGTCTTAATTGACTGTCAGAATAAGTCCGTTCTTCGTCCTGATGCTCATATCGCCGTCAGTGAATTTTGGCAGAAACGGTTGGCTGCGGAGTATGGGGTAAAGGCTGGAATCATCCACAATGGTTTAGATACAAAACGCTTTAGCCCAGTAAAAAAGGGAGAGAAGCATAAGGTAAAGTTCGGCTTGGAAAATAAATTGGTCTTTTTAACCATTGGGGGAATTGAACCCCGTAAAAACACCAAGAAGCTACTTTCGGCCTTCGCCCATGTGCGGAAATATTTTGCAGAATCAGGAAAACAGGCAGTCTTGGTCATCGGCGGTGGACAAACATTGTTCGATTATCAGGCCTATCGTCAGGAATTCTTTCAAATGGTAGAGGGCTATAACCTGAAGATGGGGGAAGATGTCATTAATCTTGGCGTACTAAAAGAAGAGGAAGTCCCACTGATTTATCAGGCTGCGGATTGCTTTGCTTTCCCTTCTGTTCAAGAAGGCTGGGGGCTGGTCGCTCTGGAAGCTCTTCTATCGGGGACTCCAACTGTCGTGTCGGATATACCCGTTTTCCATGAATTCCTGACCCCCGGTGAAGATGCCTTATTCGTCAACCCGGACAATGCAGAACAGTTTGCAGCAGCAATGATCGAGACGATCATGGATACCAACTTGCGACGCCGACTGATTAGCGGCGGGCTTATGACCGCATCCAACTTTAGTTGGGAGGATACAGCCCGCAAACATGAACAATTTTACTATGAGATCCTGGAAGGCGCCCAAACCAATAAATGA